GAGGGCTTCTCAGTTGGTCGGGGGTCTTTGGGATCGTCCCCCACCGGTGTCCGGGGCCCCGGGagctcccagccccgctcccccgaCCCGTGTGCCCGTACGCTGCTAATTGCATCTGATGGCTGGCGCCGGGGTGCAGCTGCAGGCTCCAGCGTCGGGAGAAGGACGCACAGCACTTCCATGGCTCATTAAAGCACTGCCGCGGCTCAGTGAAGCGGTGGCCTTTTGTCCTctcactgcttttcattttaattgacGGAGCGGGACGGTCAGTTTGCTCTACAGAAGGGAAAGCGGGACAGGGAAGCTCCCAATGGAATGGAGGCAGCTGCGAAATCACTACAACAGACCTCCTGAAAGGCAGGGACTACAGCATACGCTCATCTACACAGAGGAGCGTGAAACCAGTACTGGGCAGACCTACTGAAGTTCAAGCAATGAAATACAAAGCACTGTGCTCTGTTACAAGTGCTAGGAGACAATGAAACGAGTGGGTCAGGCGTGTGGCACATCTGCTTGATGTCTTGGTTTCACCCAGGACCAGACATGATGGTGGAGCAACGACCTCGGTGCGTGGTTTGTTTGTATTAAATGATGATGTCTCTCGTTTAGTCCAGGGGACCCTCCTCGGGGCTCTTGGCAGCACATTATGAGATACATTAGCTTACTGCTGCACGCCACAACTTCTAGCACGATATAGCGCTCTCAGAGGCTTTCCAAAgacttttttcattaagaacaaaatcaaagaTGTCCTGCTCTGTGGTTGGCACTGCTGATGTAAACTGTTCCTATTTGGTTTACATTTAACAGCAGGACTGGGCAGGGTGTTAAAATCAGAATGTGGAGCAAACTGGGAAATGTTCAATAAAGATCTGAGCTTCAGGGACTGTTGGTTAGCAAAAGGAGGGTGTTAAGTAGGACGAAGTTCTGCACctaggaggaaaaataagtgCAAGTATGAAGTAGGTATGTGAAACCACTGTTTTCCCACCCAAGTAGctgcaggaaggcagaggaTAAGACCTGAAAGGTGTTCCTGAGGGCAAGTGGTATACAggatgacatttttttccaaaactgttcTGCCTCTAATGCCTTTTCATATCACAAAGTTTTGGGGATTTCCCTTTCCTGGCCTGGTGGAGGGTCTTGCTATGAAGGTGGCATtggcagccaggctgcagaTTCACCTCTGGCTGGAGGTCGAAACAGGAGCTCAGTAAGGAAGGGACAAACCAAGACCAGAAGCAGAAGGCCATGTGGGAAATCCAGAGGCAGAGCCGAGGCTGGACACCAGAATGCCCGTGCCCTGTGGTGGAGGTAGGAGGAAGGACGGCACGAGGAGGCTCAGGGCAGGTTTGGCAGGACACGCAGCCATGAGAGCTCTGTCCCCATGTGGCTGGGTGTCCCCTGAGCAGCCAGTCCAGGGCAGAGCCTCACAGCATCCATGAGACAGCAGCACCCACTGCTGAGCCATCAGCTGCTGACCTGCGCCATAGCAGTGATGCTGTGAGGGTTACACTGATGTGATAAAGAACTTGACAGCGTGACAGAGCCCCTCTCTGTTTTCAAGCCCTTCTTCTATTCTGAGGTTCTTTGTCAAGTGTGTGCTAACAGTTCCCTGTCTTAAATGTGCTAAACTCCAAAAATACAGGTGAAGATTGCCCCAGAAACAGCCCCGCTGCAAGCCGTGGGTGCTGCTGCCGTTAGGGCAGCAGCTCGTGCACTTGTGATCACTGAGGCTGCCGCGGTGCCTCCTCCAGTCACAGGAACGATGAGCAAACTGGGGGcctcgcagcagcagagctcaaagggtttgGGTATTTCCCTGTCCTTTGCAGGGGACAGCGTTTACTGCGATTGCAGACCAGTATCAGCCTCTGCCTGCGTGGGCCAAGGTGGTGACAGAATCCACTTACCTCCTCCCTTATCTGCTTCTGCAGGGAAGCAGGTCCCTCGGGAAGCTGGGTTACAGCGCTTCCCCGTTAGCAGCACCCCTGAACCGTTTCTTCACTCAAATGCCCATTTGTTCTCCACATTGCGGACTGCCTCTTGCCTCTTTGCCCTGATGTCAGAAATGCTGAATTGCGAAATATTCCTAACTTGCCAGGGCTTGAGCAATGTTTCCTGGTGTTGATGGGCATCATTTTACCTCTGAGTCTGGAagtggaaaggaggaagggtCCGGGCAGCCGTCCCGACGTGGTTAACTACACGGGCTGCAGCGTTTCAGCTCCTCTGGAGGGAAAATCCTCCACAGAAACTTATACCTCTAGATGTGGTAAATTCCTACTGCGCGTCTTCCCATGACGTTTGCCACACTGGCAGCTAATTTAGTCTGCTCTAGAACAGACGCTCCTTGGGGACCTTTTGGCAAGCTATGGCAGCCTGGAAAAGCCTGCGTAGAGTCTGGTAGCTGCAGATGGGTTTCCTTGTGTGCACTTGCTTCATTTCTCCATGAAAAAGAGCTGCCATTGCCGTTGGACTCTCTTCTCATTGCTATTTCGTATTTTTCAGCctacaaggagaaaatgaaggagcTGTCTCTGCTCTCCCTCATCTGCTCCTGTTTCCACACCCAGCCCCATCCTAACACCATCTACCAGTATGGAGGTACGTAACCGGCTCCCGCAGGAGCTACAGCATCGTTTGCGTGGTGCTTCTGCAGGCAACGTGGGAGCTCGTCGGCGTGCTGGGCTGTCCCATCCCGGAGCAGCGATCCATGTCTCAGCCCGGGGTCTTGCTGTTTAGTCTCCTTTCACAGTTTATATTATTAGCGTAACCCATATTTTCCCAGGAAGAAACTGCTTGCAGAGGCTGTCGGCTTCGTACTGGGGTGACACACAAGACGTTAGCAGCAATACGGCCTTTCTGTAATTATGCtgtgaatttaaattaattgcattgacttggggggtgggagggggatgAAGCTGATCACTAATTGGGAAATTTTGGAGATAGAACAAAATCACCCAGGTCAGGACGTGGGAAGTAACGCCTTAATTCCTGTGTGAAGAGCTCGGTGCCCTCAGGTGAATGCTCTCCTGAGCGTCACAGGTCCACAGAgtccctgttttttccccccccaaagaTATGGAGGTGAAGCAGCTGGATAAGAGGGCATCAGGCCAGAGCTTCGAAGTGATCCTGAAGTCCCCTTCAGATTTATCTCCTGAGAGCCCgatcctttcctccccccccaagaAGAAGGACCTGTCcctggaggagctgcagaggaggctggaggctgcagaagagaggaggaaggtaAGGAGATGTCCTGTAGAAGCAGGGACTTTTCTGTGACGGGTACTAATTGCACCAAACCCTAAAACTGGCTTGGCCGGAGCAATCTAAAATGGCTGGGAATAGTGGTTGTACACTTAGTGTTATATTCCACTGTAAATTGTCAGGTGAGACATGGGAGTCGTGGAGTGAGGTTCTGCAGCCTGGTTTAGGCAGGGAATTGGACTCGATGATCATCATTGTCCTCCTGTTCTTAAAACCACACAGTATGGGGTCCTCTCGGTCCTCTGCGTGTGACCTGGCTGTGGGGGCAGTTCTCACCAGGTAACGCTGCAGGAGATGGAGCAGTTGGTCGCACACCACACTTAAACTCCGAACCTATACAGCTAGCTGCGCCACATTTTATTGTAAGTGCTGTATAAAATGTCTTCTGGTGAAAACtattgaaaaggagaaaatgggcagaGTGAAACAAAGTATAAATGTTAGGAGTGGTGGCAGGTAAGAGGAGAGCAAGCTGAAATAATTCAAAGAGTGAGGTGACACTCGGAGAGGGGACTCTGCGCCCGCATGCATGTCACCTCGGTTTTGCTGAGCAGCTCGGTGGGCGCAGCGTTGCGTTGCCTGCCCGCCCAGAGCACCGGACCCAGCAGACGTTGCCCCGTAGCAGGAAAAAGCTGTCAAAGCATCTTCCAAGCAAGAGCGTTACGGGATGGAGGGGTTTGGCAGAGGGGTTTTGAGTAGAGGAGATGGTCAGAAAGCCTCTCTGGGGAGTTGAAGGCCAGCAGAGCCCCTTCGGTTGCCTTACACCTCTCCCGACGCCTTGCCTCGGCAGACCCAGGAGGCGCAGGTGCTGAAGCAGCTGGCGGAGAAGCGGGAACACGAGCGGGAGGTGCTGCACAAGGCGCTGGAGGAGAACAACAACTTCAGCCGCCTGGCCGAGGAGAAGCTCAACTACAAGATGGAGCTGAGCAGGGAGATCCGCGAAGCACATCTCGCCGCCTTGAGGGAGCGGCTCCGCGAGAAGGCGAGTGCGATGCCCCGGGAGAGGGCTGGGTGCCGGTGCCCGTGGTGGGAGTTTGGGGTCTAGTCCCTGCGGGGTCGTCCCGGTGCGATGGGTACAGGGGAGCGGGCGTTTCGTTGCTGGTGGAAAGCGGGCTGCGGAGCAGCTCCGCTCCGGAGCAGTACGAGGAGGGGGGACGTGTCCTTCAAGGTCAGTATAGAAAATACCGTCTGGCTGATCTTGATAAGTGCAAGCTCAAAGGCACGGGATCAGGTCCGCTCTGTGTCCAGGGGCGCAGGATCAGGCCCGCTCTGTGTCCAGGGGCTGCGTGGCCAAAGGGCTTTGCAGAGAGGAGCCATGAACGCGTTCGCTGGAGGTTTGCATCACCTCCAGGCTCCCGCAGATGAGATGCTTCGCTCCTTGCAGGCGTACCCCACTGTCCTCGGGGTGTGTCGGATGGGAGACcggtctctttttttttgtctggtgCAAATCCTGTGTgcgggagaggaggaaaatagaGATTGCAAGAGCAGAAAGTGTTAGCCTGGTGTCGTCTCTCCCGTCTTTGCAGGAACTGCACGCAGCTGAAGTTCGCAGGAACAAGGAACAGCGGGAGGAGATCTCTGGATAAAGGGCTTTTCTACACATCTAGCACCTGATTCCTGTTAACAAACCAACCAATCGACCAAccaacacattttattttgtttgtctaGATGCAACATTCGGTTCTccatccccccctcccctggtGTTCGTCCCCCAGCTACACGCTTCTCTATCTCTGCATCCTTAATCGTCAGTACTTGTGGGGATTCACAGATCATAGGGACCTCTAAGCAGAATAGCAACTAGTTCACATGAAATAGAGAATCAATCGATCAATCGGTCAATCAAACAGCTTCTTTGGagggttttgtccttttttaaaaaaatatttcttaaacggatgtaaaaaaaaaaattaagatattaatAAATTCAACCAGCAGTGTCACAGAGATACGGATTTCTTATCCGGGGCTTTTACTCCTCTTGGTGTTTGCTCTGAGCCAAATATCAGTTTCAGAATAACGGGAAGTAAGTGATAATTTCTGTGTGTGAAGTGGAATAGGGAACAGCCCCATGTTTGCCAGTGGTAGGAGAGAGGAACGAGAGAGGGACGGGATGGCTCCGCAGTCGTGGCGTGCAGAACCCCCCTCCTcttggctgcagctggagccagcccaggcaggcagTGACCCAAAGTCCTCATCTTCGGATGGTTCTTTGATAGCCCGTGTGGAAGTAGGCGAGGGTCTCCACCCAGAGCTCGGTGCCGGGTGTCACGGCACGGAAGGTCCCTGTCACGGCACGGCACCGCCTGATGCCCTGGTTGGCCACGGGCTATAGGAGCCGGTAGACTGAGCCGCCCTCTCCCCGGCAGAGCGGGGACCGAGAGGTTTTGGCCGAGCAGCCCGGGAGAACCGCAGGCGGCGATTGCGTCCCCAGCCTCCGCGGGAGCCCTGGGAGAGGGAGCTCGGTCTGCGGGCTCCCCAGCGCTCCCAAAACACGAGATTTCACTCCAGTAAGAAAGCAAATCCAATAGAGACGGTGCATGGTTGTGAAATAGCCTTTTAGTGAACGGAATAATCATCCTTCCCTCTTGCCAAAGATGGATGTGACTCTTCGGTGCCATTACAGGGCAGACACCGAGACCAGGCATCGCCAGGTGAGCCCCAGAGCTCTGGCGTGTAGGCAGCACCCTGGGAGGCAGGGCACGCCGGCTGCCTGCCCGGTACCTCCAGACCTGCGGCTTTGGATGAGGTGGAGCTAAGGGGGAGCCGTTCTGCGGTAAGGGTGAAGAGATGTCCCCGTGCTCGTTCCTTGTCTATCTTTAGCTTTTCAAGGCCtgtttttaagacaaaattGTCTCTTGGTGGAGGTAGGGATGAGCAGAGAACGTGCAAGCGCAGCAGTAATGTCTGATCTAGCTAGGTGACCGCCAAAGCCCATGGACTTCCTCATCTTCTGGTGTCACGGCTTACGGAGGTGGCCAAGGTCCAGGCAGGCACCGTGCACTGCGAGGGGCTGCCATCCTCCCGCTGAGATCCACAGCCCTGCTCACCTcgccccagctctgcttctgccttgAAAAACTAAAAGTGGAGGTGTTGCACCTCAAAAGCAGGGGACGGCCGCCTTCCGGCAAGCGGGGCCTCGCAGGCCGCGGCGCTGGGGACTCAGCCCTGCGGGAGCACGCTCCTGCGGCAAGGGTTTGCAGAGGAGACGCTGGAAGCTGCTTGCGTTTGAGGCAGAAGGTCACAAGAATTCCCCTCTGTCCGGTGCTTAGAGATTActgggtggttgtttttttaacagagcGGTGGAGTGTTTCGGGGACAGGGCGCAGGGTGCCTGGGTGGTATTTACAGCAGGGCACCGCTCCCCGCCTCCTCGCGATGGCCCCTCCGTCCCGGCTGCTCTCTCAGAGCCCCGAATAAACCAAAGGGGCATCCAAGGGTTAATTATTACTAATTGGTATCTGCACACTGTGCCTCCAAAGAGCCATTCGATGGGTGGGATGAGGGACTCCTGCGGTGGGCTTTGCAGGATCCTTGGGGAATAATTTAAGTGCACAGGGGGTGCAGACATGGGCACGGGCAGCCCGGCAGCGGGGCACGGGCACAGCCCGGCCcggggctccccagggaccGTGCTCTGCACGGCGATGGCAGGCGGCGGCGAGAAGCTAGAGCAGATGAGAGGGGTTTGCACAGGGAATAACGATCCCCTTGCCTCTCccctctgaaaaagaaattgtcgCTGAGTCTTGTCAGAAGCTGAAGTTTTCCGTCTACCCTGTGCTTTAATTAGGTAAAGAATTGATTACGGCCTG
The genomic region above belongs to Gymnogyps californianus isolate 813 chromosome 17, ASM1813914v2, whole genome shotgun sequence and contains:
- the STMN3 gene encoding stathmin-3 isoform X1; this translates as MASTVSAYKEKMKELSLLSLICSCFHTQPHPNTIYQYGDMEVKQLDKRASGQSFEVILKSPSDLSPESPILSSPPKKKDLSLEELQRRLEAAEERRKTQEAQVLKQLAEKREHEREVLHKALEENNNFSRLAEEKLNYKMELSREIREAHLAALRERLREKELHAAEVRRNKEQREEISG
- the STMN3 gene encoding stathmin-3 isoform X2 → MKELSLLSLICSCFHTQPHPNTIYQYGGTVPVFSPPKDMEVKQLDKRASGQSFEVILKSPSDLSPESPILSSPPKKKDLSLEELQRRLEAAEERRKTQEAQVLKQLAEKREHEREVLHKALEENNNFSRLAEEKLNYKMELSREIREAHLAALRERLREKELHAAEVRRNKEQREEISG